The sequence ATAATTGGTAAAAAgagtagaaaataaaaaatctgaaacTGAGCGACTTATTGgtccgggttcacactgtgttttagaTGAGATGTGTCCCTCATTAGCTGCCAATATATCTGCACAGCATCCCATAACTCCTAgcgcactacagatcccagcagacCAGGCATGGTAGTCATCATAGATAAGACTACAGGCTtgtagatgtagcagtgctgagctcCTCTGGCCgctgtagcagaggtgagttggtCAGGACTGGGTTGAATCGTTGCATTGCGGCCGGGATACAGTCGTATGTAGCAGAGCTCGGCCTGTCAGAAGGAGCAGAGCTGAGCATTTGTTTTAGTTTCCAGTGACGTTAGTTCATGTGGTTGAGCTGGGGACGttgtacatagcagagctgagtgtgtttgtTCATGTTCTGCAGCTGGGTCAGTCAGATGTAGTAATTGTGAgtatgagatgtagcagagccgacacatgTAGGAAAGCTCAGTGTGTGTTACCATGATGCCTTATGGGTCACCACACTGTCAGCTCTGCTGTGTAGATCCGGTCACACACACGCCAGGCGGCCATTAGTCACATGATTATCGGACGCGCCCGATCTCTGCTCATATCTAATGTTTGTGCAGGAACTTTGTGACAATTTACTTGGATTATTGACCGTCATGGCCGTTCTCCGGCACCGCCCACCTTTTTTTGTTGTGTTTAACCCTTTCTCAGTTATaagtttctgggaaagctggggacaACCAACATGGCGGCCATGACATCTACACAGCTTTCCTACAGCCCTGAAGGGCAGATCAGTCCCGGTTATTTCATTTGCTGCTCCCactcctgatgggagttgtagtcacacaGGATCCTCAGGCCGTATCCTGCTGCTCCCCTCATCTATATACTGCACGCTGCCTTCCCCACAGCTTTCTGCTTATACAAGCCTGAAGGTTTCATATTTTTCCTTATGACGTCGTTTGAAATGAAAAAAttctatagtaatatatatatattttttaaattaatggtgcgttcacacctacaggatctgcagctgatttcatttaaataactgaacacagcatcaaatctgctgcagatcctgtaggtgtgaacgcaccctaagaaaataattgtatggctatgttcacacaactttttagcTCTGTTCAAAATCACGTCCGTCATTTTGTgtctaaaataacggccgttatttagcagcctggcctccccttgtgTTTGCACAtgattctagtttggttactaatcggccgttgGTTGCGGCTGAATGGGAAAGTCCatggaatttaatagtaaaaatggagacagaatgttgaggaaaaaaaacagtgtgaacagataataaaaaacgtccgctgtttgcaaaagacgtccgataaTAAGATCAGGttaattattttgacatccgtgccaaaaacgtcctttattcaatacactgtgtgcaatggacgtccatcttctcattgacatcaatgcattgccattgcaggcaGTTAAATCAcggaaaaactgatgtattttttttaatatgaaaatcggcctccttttcaatatttttgacgttgtgtgaacatagcctaaaataaaaACTTCTGAAATCACAATTACATAATCCATTCTATAAGAAGTGacggggctgtgtgtatatatatatatatatatatatatatatatatatatatgtgtgtatgtatatatatatatatatatatatatataacctttcCCCCCTCCGTGTGACGgcaatgtatattttatatatatatatatatatatatatatatcctttcctCCTCCATTATACATCAGAAGTTGGCAAATAAAAGATTGTGTCATTCATTGTAAACCATGCTGGCCGTTCCATAATCATACAGGGAGGCCGAGAGCCATTCTGATCTTACTTTTTGGAGTAATTTACAGTGTGTTATATGTTACGCAATCTGTAGGTTATATGGTCCACTTTCTATGAGTAACACAATCTATAGGCCCTACAGTTCACAATCTATAGGTTCTACTTTCTATAGGTTCTACGTTACACAATCTATAGGTTCTACGTTACACAATCTATAGGTTCTACGTTACACAATCTATAGGTTCTACGTTACACAATCTATAGGCCCTACAGTTCACAATCTATAGGTTCTACTTTCTATAGGTTCTACGTTACACAATCTATAGGTTCTACTTTCTATAGGTTCTACGTTACACAATCTATAGGTTCTACGTTACACAATCTATAGGTTATACGCTCCACGATCTATAAGTTATTCGTCACGCTTCTGCTTATACATTTCCTATAATTATCCAGAGACCAATCATTATTTTCAGGGATTTTATTATATAAAGTGCAGTAAGTGGAATCGTCCAACGTTCCTTCCGAACCAGCTGGAAagcaaataaaacatttcccgccTTAATTTAGAAAAATGTAAACAATTGATATGAAAATAAAAGGATATCCGATTCCCTGGGGGCCACTTGAATCCCCCCGCGGCGCGGCATCATCTTATAGATCAACCATTTTACCACAGACAACGTTTTCATCATGGACGACGTTCCACATCTTGAGGAGGTCCTCTGAGCTCAGCTTGTGGACCACCAGCAAGCTCTTATAGAAACAGGGGTCTCTGTTCATTGCACTTGATCTCTTTTTGCTAATTCCAAATGTCCTAAACCCTGGATGCAGCTTGGGCTCCACACCGATGGCCTTGAGGCACATTCCCAAGAAAACATCATCAATGGGAAACAGCTGGATCTTCTCTGAAGCTTCAAATAATTTTCTGGCCAGAGCAGATGCCATTAGAAAGCCACCACCTCCAGCATAGACCGGATAGGGTTTGTCAAACAACTCTTTGGGGATGTAGTATTTACTTTGCTTATTTCTAATGGGGCCAGCTCTGGAAATAATATCCCCCACGAATAAGCTGGGCAGCAGAGAGTCTTCCTTCTTGAAGGCCAAGAAATCCAATATATTTTCAGTGTTCACAAAAATATCATCATCACCTTTAAAGATGAACTCAACGTTCGGGCAGTAGATGTGAAACCATTTTAAGAAGTTGACTTCTTTAAGAGTTAAGTTGAAGAAGGTGTCCATGAAGTCCCATTGGAGAATGTCCCCATAGATCTGGTTCTCCTGCTCAATAAGTCTTTGGAGATTCCTGTGGTCTTTACCTATGGATGTAGTTCCAAGAAGGAAGAGAGTCTTGATTTTCTTGCCATCTACTTCTTTCTCTTTGCCCCATGTCCTCCTCACAGCTTCTCTGCGATCATGTTGCTCAATTATCGACTTGACCACAATGAGCAGGTGGACATCTCCTTGACATTTTTCAGGATGGTTAAGCAACAGCGGGAAGTATCTGCAATGTCTGTGCAGGATGAATTGATGGAATCTGGCATCCACACTTCTGAACCAAGGTTGTCTTCTTAGACCAGTGTTCTCAGGACATCTGCTCTCATTAACGTCCCACCGTGGTGGAGGCAAACTCAGCCCCACTCTAGCACTAGTGGTTCCTTTGCTGTCCCTCTTGGAAGAACCATTGTCCGGTTGCAACCACTCATGTATGATTCTGGTATGAAATGCTAGGCTTCCTTTTGCCCCTTCCTCAACCAGTTTCAATTTATGTATAGTCACCAAGGTGGCAAGAAGTAATGATAGGGTTATGCAGGTTTTTATCACTCTCCTCCTTCTGAACAGGCAATCCATTGTTGAGGTTGCGACTGGTGGCACTTTGCTGGGGCTGAGAACCCTCCTGTCCCCTTGTCTTCTATGTCTGTGAGATAGATGATAAAGGTCTGCATAGCATGGCGGCAGAAACCAGATCTCCAGAAAATGCATGAACAGGGAGGAAGCAGCTCGTGAAATGTTCTTGGTGTTGGAGCTAAGACGATTGGAGCTTGTCCCATGCCATCGCAGGCTGCCTCAGGAGAGGTCTGCCCATACCTGCTCTGCAGATGTTCCTCAGTCTCTTCCCGCTGGATGCTGGAGGATCATGCCTGGTGCACAATGGTCTCTTCTCTGCCCCAGGTCTGCTCAGGTCTCTCCATGGTGCACGTACAGCTGAGGATCACCAGGCTTCTGACTTGCCAGATGCAGACTGATGCTCAGAGTTTCAGCGTGTGCAGCCAGTAACTTTTCTGCAGATCACATTACTGGAAGCCACACTCGGTTGGCTTAAGAGCTTAACCCTTTCCCTGCTTTCTGTTTGCTGACGAAAGTCTTGAGGTTTAGTAGGTGTGTCCCCGT is a genomic window of Dendropsophus ebraccatus isolate aDenEbr1 chromosome 12, aDenEbr1.pat, whole genome shotgun sequence containing:
- the LOC138769197 gene encoding UDP-GlcNAc:betaGal beta-1,3-N-acetylglucosaminyltransferase 7-like, producing the protein MHFLEIWFLPPCYADLYHLSHRHRRQGDRRVLSPSKVPPVATSTMDCLFRRRRVIKTCITLSLLLATLVTIHKLKLVEEGAKGSLAFHTRIIHEWLQPDNGSSKRDSKGTTSARVGLSLPPPRWDVNESRCPENTGLRRQPWFRSVDARFHQFILHRHCRYFPLLLNHPEKCQGDVHLLIVVKSIIEQHDRREAVRRTWGKEKEVDGKKIKTLFLLGTTSIGKDHRNLQRLIEQENQIYGDILQWDFMDTFFNLTLKEVNFLKWFHIYCPNVEFIFKGDDDIFVNTENILDFLAFKKEDSLLPSLFVGDIISRAGPIRNKQSKYYIPKELFDKPYPVYAGGGGFLMASALARKLFEASEKIQLFPIDDVFLGMCLKAIGVEPKLHPGFRTFGISKKRSSAMNRDPCFYKSLLVVHKLSSEDLLKMWNVVHDENVVCGKMVDL